Proteins encoded in a region of the Spiribacter sp. 1M189 genome:
- the ssb gene encoding single-stranded DNA-binding protein, with translation MARGVNKVILIGNLGADPEVRYSAAGSAVTNARLATTDQWKDRQTGEQQERTEWHRLVFFGRLAEISGEYLKKGSKVFVEGRLQTRKWQGQDGQDRYTTEVVVNDMQMLDGAGGGGMGGGNGGGMNQAAPASTAEPAPQTAPADDFDDDIPF, from the coding sequence ATGGCGCGAGGAGTCAATAAGGTCATTCTCATCGGCAATCTCGGGGCCGATCCCGAGGTGCGCTATTCCGCTGCTGGCAGCGCGGTCACCAACGCGCGGCTGGCCACCACCGATCAGTGGAAGGACCGTCAGACCGGCGAGCAGCAGGAGCGCACGGAGTGGCACCGGCTGGTGTTCTTCGGCCGCCTGGCGGAGATCTCGGGCGAGTACCTGAAAAAGGGCTCCAAGGTGTTCGTCGAGGGCCGTCTGCAGACCCGCAAGTGGCAGGGTCAGGACGGCCAGGATCGCTACACCACCGAGGTGGTGGTCAATGACATGCAGATGCTCGACGGCGCCGGCGGTGGCGGTATGGGCGGCGGTAACGGCGGCGGCATGAACCAGGCGGCGCCCGCGTCCACTGCCGAACCCGCGCCGCAGACCGCCCCCGCGGACGACTTCGACGACGACATCCCGTTCTAG
- a CDS encoding cation-translocating P-type ATPase produces the protein MTDSAWHKRSPETVARQLEVDPAKGLDQPTVVRRRSRYGTNRLAGRQQRHPLRILLRQFRSIVILVLVVAGLLALLLGHRVEAAAVMAVVVINTLIGFFSEWRAARSMAALQGLQADRVRVRRAGRSEEIAATELVPGDVLLLSEGDLVPADARVVEAEGLQCDQAALTGESVPVSKTADAVAADTPLAERHGMLYKGTTLTRGAGVALVTATGMDTELGTIADLTASARSSATPLQARLDRLGHRLAWVVLGVALGLAALGLLTGRDMLVMVETAIALGVAAVPEGLPIVATLALARGMWLMARRNALINHLAAVETLGSTGIILTDKTGTLTANRMHLETLMLPPDVEDETAARQRALAIGVLCSNAELAADSDDGADHGDPMEIALLEAGREAGMHRRQLIDDWPEVYEQPFDAERMMMATCHETADAGLRVAVKGAPEAVLAASELDEAGRDQWRARVEELAGRGLRPLLLAERTMNAVPDDADQLYQALTPVGLAGLMDPPRPGVADAVAACQRAGVQVIMVTGDQAATARAIAAAVGIGRAEDLHVLEGQDLGERGEDGARADATAITDSQVFARVTPAQKLDLVTAFQDAGYVVAMTGDGVNDAPALKKADIGIAMGQRGTDAAREVGDIILQDDRFERIVTAIRHGRGIFANIRRSLMFMLCTNFAEVASVALATLAGAPLPLLPLQILYLNLLTDVFPALALAVGAAPANVMQQPPRPAGEAILTRRHWLAIGAWSAVIAATILGVLYLALTALGLDQASAVTVSFLTLGFSKLWFVFALREPATAPWRGTVAGNPWIWVSLAVCGVLLAAAVHLPGLDRILGTAPIGGAGWLLVIAASLVPLMIGELRRLALALRA, from the coding sequence ATGACCGATTCCGCCTGGCACAAGCGCTCTCCCGAGACCGTCGCCAGGCAACTCGAGGTCGACCCGGCAAAGGGCCTCGATCAGCCGACCGTCGTGCGCCGGCGGAGCCGCTACGGCACCAACCGCCTGGCCGGTCGCCAGCAGCGCCATCCCCTGCGCATCCTCCTGCGACAGTTCCGCAGCATCGTCATCCTCGTGCTGGTGGTGGCCGGACTGCTGGCCCTGCTGCTGGGCCATCGCGTGGAGGCCGCCGCCGTCATGGCGGTGGTCGTCATCAACACACTGATCGGCTTTTTCTCGGAATGGCGGGCCGCCCGCTCCATGGCGGCACTGCAGGGTCTGCAGGCAGACCGGGTGCGGGTACGCCGGGCGGGCCGCAGCGAAGAGATCGCGGCGACCGAGCTGGTCCCCGGGGATGTGCTGCTGCTGAGCGAGGGCGACCTGGTGCCCGCCGATGCCCGCGTGGTGGAGGCCGAGGGTCTGCAGTGCGATCAGGCCGCCCTGACCGGCGAGTCGGTGCCGGTCAGCAAGACCGCCGATGCCGTCGCGGCGGACACGCCGCTCGCCGAGCGCCACGGCATGCTCTACAAGGGCACGACACTGACCCGTGGCGCCGGAGTCGCCCTCGTGACGGCCACCGGCATGGACACCGAGCTCGGCACCATCGCCGATCTCACCGCCTCGGCCCGGTCCAGCGCCACGCCACTGCAGGCCCGGCTCGACCGGCTCGGCCACCGACTGGCCTGGGTGGTGCTGGGAGTGGCCCTGGGACTCGCTGCCCTGGGTCTACTGACCGGCCGCGACATGCTGGTGATGGTGGAAACGGCCATCGCCCTGGGCGTCGCCGCCGTCCCCGAGGGCCTGCCCATCGTCGCCACCCTGGCGCTGGCCCGGGGCATGTGGCTGATGGCGCGGCGCAATGCCCTCATCAACCACCTGGCAGCGGTGGAGACGCTGGGCTCCACCGGCATCATCCTCACCGACAAGACCGGCACACTCACCGCCAACCGCATGCATCTGGAGACGCTGATGCTGCCACCGGACGTGGAGGACGAGACGGCGGCACGGCAGCGGGCACTGGCCATCGGCGTGCTCTGCAGCAACGCCGAGCTGGCCGCCGACAGCGACGACGGCGCCGATCATGGCGATCCCATGGAGATCGCCCTGCTGGAGGCGGGCCGGGAGGCCGGAATGCACCGCAGGCAGCTGATCGACGACTGGCCCGAGGTCTACGAACAGCCCTTCGATGCCGAGCGCATGATGATGGCCACCTGCCACGAGACAGCCGATGCGGGCCTGCGTGTCGCGGTGAAAGGCGCGCCCGAGGCGGTACTGGCGGCGAGTGAGCTGGACGAGGCCGGGCGTGACCAATGGCGGGCACGGGTGGAGGAACTCGCCGGCCGCGGGCTGCGCCCGCTGCTGCTGGCCGAGCGGACCATGAATGCCGTGCCGGATGATGCGGATCAGCTCTACCAGGCCCTGACGCCGGTGGGCCTTGCCGGGTTAATGGATCCACCGCGGCCGGGCGTCGCCGATGCCGTGGCGGCCTGCCAGCGCGCCGGCGTGCAGGTGATCATGGTCACCGGCGACCAGGCCGCCACCGCCCGGGCCATCGCCGCGGCGGTGGGCATCGGCCGGGCCGAGGACCTGCATGTCCTCGAGGGCCAGGATCTGGGCGAGCGCGGCGAGGACGGCGCCCGGGCCGATGCTACCGCGATCACCGACTCGCAGGTGTTCGCCCGGGTCACGCCGGCCCAGAAGCTCGACCTCGTCACCGCGTTTCAGGATGCCGGCTATGTGGTCGCCATGACCGGCGATGGCGTCAACGACGCGCCGGCGCTCAAGAAAGCCGATATCGGCATCGCCATGGGCCAGCGCGGCACCGATGCCGCCCGCGAGGTGGGGGATATCATCCTGCAGGACGACCGGTTCGAGCGCATCGTCACGGCGATCCGGCACGGCCGTGGGATCTTTGCCAACATCCGCCGCTCGCTCATGTTCATGCTCTGCACCAACTTCGCCGAGGTGGCGAGTGTCGCCCTGGCGACCCTCGCCGGCGCCCCGCTGCCGCTGCTGCCGTTGCAGATCCTGTATCTCAACCTGCTCACCGACGTCTTCCCGGCCCTGGCGCTCGCCGTGGGCGCGGCGCCGGCCAACGTCATGCAGCAACCGCCACGGCCCGCCGGCGAGGCGATTCTCACGCGCCGCCACTGGCTGGCCATCGGGGCCTGGAGCGCGGTCATCGCCGCGACCATCCTGGGAGTGCTCTACCTGGCCCTCACCGCGCTGGGCCTCGATCAGGCCAGCGCCGTGACCGTCTCATTCCTGACGCTGGGCTTCAGCAAGCTCTGGTTCGTGTTCGCACTGCGGGAGCCGGCAACGGCGCCCTGGCGGGGCACCGTTGCCGGCAATCCATGGATCTGGGTGTCGCTGGCGGTCTGCGGGGTGCTGCTGGCGGCGGCGGTTCATCTGCCCGGTCTCGACCGGATCCTCGGCACCGCCCCCATCGGCGGCGCCGGCTGGCTGCTGGTGATCGCGGCCAGCCTGGTGCCGCTGATGATCGGCGAGCTGCGGCGGCTCGCCCTGGCGCTGCGCGCCTAG
- a CDS encoding AMP-binding protein has protein sequence MQTTSVPALIRAAEVSRDQTALLAFTAHGLRRLSRGELLDTATQLARTFRDAGLGRGDRIMIQAPNSVEWVVIALATLINGSILVPVDAQMGAADLAHVLADADPARVYTTAALRQALPASLPARIIELDTLTLPAPDAPANAMPDATTEAAVAPEDVAAVFYTSGTTGPPKGVPLTHTNLTSNVQALLEERIAGADDRVLLPLPLHHVYPFSIGLLTVLTVGATLIMPRSLVGPRIAEALGEGEATILLGVPRLYEALWNRLESRLTGGKAGRRRLLHGVIGLCSTLQTRLGHQPGRWLFRPVMKRLAPRLRLAVSGGAALDPAVGARLEALGWTVATGYGLTETSPILTLNAPGEARLDTAGRALPGVALRIVDGEVRARGPNVFAGYWNNPVDPDEVFDAEGWFRTGDAGRIDDDGYLHLAGRLSSTIVLPGGENIDPERIERVLNAQTAIREAGVLETNGRLAAVVVPEPDSEGDPQAEAEAAVDAAQGELPGHHALGDVQFSADPLPRTRLGKLRRPHLARLYEDLRAGTRRVEQRPIDPEDMAPEDQALLADATAAATLQYLTERFAEHRLTPDSRLSRDLGLDSLSWVDMGIALRERAGVELGDEAIGRVETVRDLLQEVIQADLAMGDDDDRAGQSLIQALQSPEALLGDADRRALAPRGPLRHGAARLALGGCRLLNRLFARIEIDGEWPEGGPYLITPRHASAYDPIALTAALSRERMEPLFWAGWTGLLFSSAWRRAFSRVARILPIDPGAAPRRSLALAAATLERGHSLVWFPEGQRATDQALQPLRPGIGLLLAAHPVPVVPVWIEGTQHVLPIGHVIPRRGAIRIRIGPPINPSEYGDDRRHIVECVGSALNALGDEDRSNE, from the coding sequence ATGCAGACGACGAGCGTACCGGCCCTGATCCGCGCCGCCGAGGTGAGCCGCGATCAGACCGCGCTGCTCGCCTTCACCGCCCACGGACTGCGCCGACTGAGCCGTGGCGAGCTGCTGGATACCGCCACCCAGCTGGCACGGACGTTCCGGGACGCCGGCCTGGGCCGGGGCGACCGGATCATGATCCAGGCGCCCAACAGCGTCGAGTGGGTCGTGATCGCCCTCGCCACGTTGATCAACGGCAGCATCCTGGTGCCGGTGGACGCGCAGATGGGCGCCGCCGACCTCGCCCATGTGCTCGCGGATGCCGACCCGGCGCGCGTCTACACCACCGCCGCGCTGCGCCAGGCGCTGCCGGCGAGCCTCCCGGCCCGCATCATCGAGCTCGACACCCTGACGCTGCCGGCCCCGGACGCACCCGCCAACGCCATGCCCGATGCCACGACGGAGGCTGCCGTGGCGCCGGAGGACGTGGCCGCCGTGTTCTACACCTCCGGCACCACCGGCCCGCCCAAAGGCGTGCCCCTCACCCATACCAACCTGACAAGCAATGTCCAGGCGCTACTGGAAGAGCGCATCGCCGGCGCCGATGACCGCGTCCTGCTGCCGCTGCCCCTGCACCACGTCTACCCCTTCAGCATCGGCCTGCTCACGGTCCTCACGGTGGGCGCGACACTCATCATGCCCCGCTCGCTGGTCGGCCCACGCATCGCCGAGGCCCTGGGCGAAGGCGAGGCGACCATCCTGCTGGGGGTGCCAAGGCTCTACGAGGCGCTCTGGAACCGCCTGGAGAGCCGCCTGACCGGTGGCAAGGCCGGACGCCGACGACTGCTGCACGGCGTCATCGGCCTATGCTCCACACTGCAGACGAGGCTCGGGCATCAGCCCGGGCGCTGGCTGTTCCGGCCGGTGATGAAGCGACTGGCCCCGCGCCTGCGCCTGGCGGTGAGTGGCGGCGCCGCCCTTGATCCCGCCGTCGGCGCCCGCCTGGAGGCGCTGGGCTGGACCGTGGCCACCGGTTACGGGCTCACCGAGACCTCACCCATCCTCACCCTGAACGCGCCCGGCGAGGCGCGTCTGGACACCGCCGGTCGCGCGCTGCCCGGGGTCGCGCTGCGCATCGTCGACGGCGAGGTCCGGGCCCGGGGGCCCAACGTCTTCGCCGGCTACTGGAACAATCCCGTCGATCCCGACGAGGTTTTCGATGCCGAGGGCTGGTTCCGTACCGGTGATGCCGGGCGGATCGATGACGACGGCTATCTGCATCTCGCCGGCCGGTTGTCCTCGACCATCGTGCTGCCGGGCGGGGAGAACATCGATCCGGAGCGCATCGAGCGGGTGCTGAACGCGCAGACAGCGATCCGCGAGGCCGGCGTGCTGGAGACCAACGGACGCCTGGCCGCCGTGGTGGTCCCCGAGCCGGATTCCGAGGGCGATCCGCAGGCAGAGGCCGAGGCGGCGGTGGACGCGGCGCAGGGCGAACTGCCCGGACACCATGCCCTCGGGGATGTGCAGTTCAGCGCCGACCCGCTGCCGCGCACGCGCCTCGGCAAACTCCGGCGACCTCACCTGGCACGTCTCTACGAGGATCTCCGCGCCGGCACGCGGCGGGTGGAGCAGCGCCCCATCGACCCCGAGGACATGGCCCCGGAGGACCAGGCGCTGCTCGCCGATGCCACCGCCGCCGCCACCTTGCAGTACCTGACCGAGCGCTTTGCCGAGCATCGCCTGACCCCCGACAGCCGCCTGAGCCGCGATCTGGGCCTGGACTCGCTGAGCTGGGTGGACATGGGCATCGCCCTGCGCGAGCGCGCCGGCGTCGAGCTCGGTGATGAGGCCATCGGTCGCGTGGAGACGGTCCGCGACCTGCTCCAGGAGGTGATCCAGGCCGATCTGGCCATGGGCGATGATGATGATCGCGCCGGCCAGTCCCTGATCCAGGCCCTGCAGTCGCCGGAAGCGCTGCTCGGCGATGCCGACCGCCGGGCCCTCGCCCCCCGCGGGCCGCTGCGTCACGGCGCGGCCCGCCTGGCATTGGGCGGCTGCCGGCTCCTCAACCGGCTGTTCGCGCGCATCGAGATCGACGGCGAATGGCCCGAGGGCGGGCCCTATCTGATCACCCCTCGGCATGCCAGCGCCTACGACCCGATCGCCCTGACCGCGGCGCTCTCGCGCGAGCGCATGGAGCCGCTGTTCTGGGCCGGCTGGACCGGGCTGCTGTTCTCCTCGGCCTGGCGGCGGGCCTTCAGCCGGGTCGCCCGGATTCTGCCCATCGACCCCGGCGCCGCGCCCCGACGCAGCCTGGCGCTGGCCGCGGCCACCCTGGAGCGGGGCCACTCGCTGGTCTGGTTCCCGGAGGGCCAGCGCGCCACGGATCAGGCCCTGCAGCCGCTGCGGCCGGGGATCGGCCTGCTGCTGGCCGCCCATCCGGTCCCGGTGGTCCCGGTCTGGATCGAGGGCACCCAGCATGTTCTGCCCATCGGCCACGTCATCCCGCGCCGCGGCGCCATCCGCATCCGCATCGGCCCGCCGATCAACCCAAGTGAGTATGGCGATGACCGGCGGCATATCGTGGAATGCGTGGGCAGTGCCCTGAATGCCCTGGGCGACGAGGACCGATCCAACGAATGA